Proteins from a genomic interval of Yarrowia lipolytica chromosome 1E, complete sequence:
- a CDS encoding uncharacterized protein (Compare to YALI0E08602g, weakly similar to uniprot|P17558 Saccharomyces cerevisiae YOR158w PET123 ribosomal protein mitochondrial, similar to Saccharomyces cerevisiae PET123 (YOR158W); ancestral locus Anc_5.505), whose product MSSRVSGVLPKPRSIVVPYASRRGFPVGQGYADEKMVPRGSHRFPKKKTVPTEEQLIATRNPPRTSAKHATPRSEIHKWHLKMADLRKQYLADSLVSAERADKAKYHYHKRYLAAAEKVKEDARNAGLTEAELLTLPTISGLLTNSQLKRQTEDEYEQKRLERQYNDQLQQLKDEEERARVTVQLIDQADDFIVTEEQLIAGVEKAFVNGSSSGRNPVGGWSITSFKEDSIMGVGRNSAGLEKLVSLASESEESKLTEIGDAIALELTGVTNNGKPGLGRIAEILRGDNVLERAEKLRLDQTKAGKAQIKKDMGEAEDLAEIRQALKDME is encoded by the coding sequence atgagcagcagagtgTCTGGAGTTTTGCCCAAGCCGCGATCCATCGTGGTTCCGTACGCGTCTCGGCGAGGCTTTCCTGTGGGCCAGGGCTATGCTGACGAGAAGATGGTGCCTCGGGGCTCTCATCGATtccccaagaagaagaccgtTCCCACTGAAGAGCAGCTGATTGCCACTCGAAACCCCCCTCGAACCTCCGCCAAGCATGCCACTCCCCGGTCCGAGATCCACAAGTGGCATTTGAAGATGGCAGATCTGCGTAAGCAGTATTTGGCTGACTCGCTGGTGTCTGCTGAGCGAGCtgacaaggccaagtacCACTACCACAAGCGGTACCTTGCTGCCGCcgagaaggtcaaggaggatgCTCGAAACGCCGGTCTGACCGAGGCCGAGCTTCTGACTCTGCCCACAATTTCCGGTCTTCTTACCAACTCGCAGCTCAAGCGACAGACTGAGGACGAGTATGAACAGAAGCGTCTGGAGCGGCAGTACAACGACCAGCTGCAACAGCTcaaggatgaggaggagcgagCTCGAGTGACCGTCCAGCTGATTGACCAGGCCGACGACTTCATTGTGACCGAGGAGCAGCTGATTGCTGGCGTGGAGAAGGCCTTTGTCAACGGCTCTTCTTCCGGCAGAAACCCTGTGGGCGGCTGgtccatcacctccttcaaGGAGGACTCCATCATGGGCGTGGGCCGAAACTCGGCCGGCCTCGAGAAACTGGTTTCTCTGGCCAGCGAGTCCGAGGAGTCCAAGCTGACCGAGATTGGAGACGCCATTGCTCTGGAGCTTACCGGCgtcaccaacaacggcaaGCCCGGTCTGGGCCGAATCGCCGAGATCCTCCGAGGAGACAATGTGCTGGAGCGAGCCGAGAAGCTGCGACTTGATCAGACCAAGGCCGGCAAGGcccagatcaagaaggacatggGAGAGGCCGAGGATCTGGCCGAGATCCGacaggctctcaaggataTGGAATAA
- a CDS encoding uncharacterized protein (Compare to YALI0E08617g, weakly similar to uniprot|P41807 Saccharomyces cerevisiae YPR036w VMA13 H+-ATPase V1 domain 54 KD subunit vacuolar, similar to Saccharomyces cerevisiae VMA13 (YPR036W); ancestral locus Anc_7.450) — MSIAFNSSYLDEIQTAIRSRPIPWDGYVRANLLTPDEAALIKTIEKQSPEARKETVKKDLTHYATSFVSLLRKIPREDVAKYILSFVASLVQELPEFAQAMLELSKLDSDSPFGPLLKLLESEDEQIQLLAVKSIVVLLADSKTVDLTTEKYAAQYLQFVGLLIGSSASVQVQDVGTVSLAVLLSNRSYRPLFWKFNSELVPKLLDIIKADKGGLHLQYYTLLVIWLESFDNKAAHQLVSSFSELIPTLLQAARTSVKEKITRLCVAIIVNVLKAAPKDTVASLLLNQGQAVFKNFSDRKWTDEELIEDIEVVYTQLNEEVARMTTFDRYYAEIKSGKLSWTPAHKSEFFWQENVGQFKDDDWKVLKMLAGIVKSATDPTVQAVACSDVANVCKLLPDAIQVLQDDGAKLKIMELMSSDNSEVRFEALKATQVFVAQSLK, encoded by the exons ATG TCAATTGCATTCAACAGCAGCTATCTCGACGAAATCCAGACCGCCATTCGGTCCAGACCCATTCCTTGGGACGGCTATGTGCGGGCCAACCTGCTGACCCCCGACGAGGCTGCTCTGATCAAGACTATTGAGAAGCAGAGCCCGGAGGCCCGAAAGGAGaccgtcaagaaggacctAACCCACTATGCGACCTCATTTGTGTCGCTGCTGCGAAAGATTCCCCGGGAAGATGTGGCCAAGTACATTCTGTCGTTTGTTGCTAGCCTGGTCCAGGAGCTCCCTGAGTTCGCACAGGCCATGTTGGAACTGAGTAAACTGGACTCGGATTCGCCTTTTGGTCCCcttctcaagctgctcgagTCTGAGGACGAGCAGATTCAACTGCTGGCTGTCAAGTCCATCGTCGTGCTTTTGGCCGACTCCAAGACGGTCGATCTCACCACAGAAAAGTACGCAGCCCAGTACCTGCAGTTTGTGGGTCTTCTGATCGGCTCATCTGCATCTGTGCAGGTCCAGGACGTGGGCACCGTGTCTCTGGCCGTACTGCTGTCCAACAGATCCTACCGACCTCTGTTCTGGAAGTTCAACTCCGAGCTGGTCCCCAAACTGCTGGACATCATCAAGGCCGACAAGGGTGGTCTGCATCTGCAGTACTACACCCTGCTGGTCATCTGGCTGGAGAGCTTCGACAACAAGGCTGCCCACCAGCTGGTGTCCTCTTTCTCCGAACTCATCCCCACTCTTCTGCAGGCTGCACGAACCTCCGTCAAGGAGAAAATCACGCGGCTTTGTGTCGCTATCATCGTCAACGTGCTTAAGGCCGCCCCCAAGGACACGGTTGcctcgctgctgctgaaccAGGGCCAGGCAGTGTTCAAAAACTTTAGCGACCGAAAATGGACTGATGAAGAGCTTATTGAAGACATTGAGGTGGTCTACACACAGCTCAACGAAGAGGTCGCTCGAATGACCACTTTCGACCGGTATTACGCCGAAATCAAGAGCGGCAAGTTGTCCTGGACTCCTGCTCACAAATCCGAGTTTTTCTGGCAGGAAAACGTTGGTCAGTTCAAAGACGACGACTGGAAGGTGCTGAAGATGCTGGCGGGAATTGTCAAGAGCGCCACTGATCCCACTGTTCAGGCTGTGGCCTGCTCTGACGTTGCTAACGTGTGCAAGTTGCTGCCTGATGCTATCCAGGTGCTGCAGGACGACGGGGCAAAATTGAAGATTATGGAGCTCATGAGCAGTGATAACTCGGAGGTGCGATTCGAGGCGTTGAAGGCCACACAGGTCTTTGTTGCCCAGTCGCTTAAATAA
- a CDS encoding uncharacterized protein (Compare to YALI0E08580g, weakly similar to uniprot|P53835 Saccharomyces cerevisiae YNL279w PRM1 coiled-coil protein of unknown function, similar to Saccharomyces cerevisiae PRM1 (YNL279W); ancestral locus Anc_1.65), translating into MAMSLASQIKLWWNTQNSPTEHSSIPLLKARLSQTWLNKWTIGLLLVSIKLWMFKMSLSGQLDGAESNSERSCSALERSVSKMMSIPHYTATGMNHVIATAIQKFVSGLIKMVLLIITGVQELLIFAVNMLISTYTCLITLVVQGAVSLAVDTSKHVISFVNDTISTVVPEIEKGLNGLADGLNTATNAFVDLGNLITGKQAEEYTGQIDFVKLQLDGLKNVSIPASVNEKLDSVKDKVPDFETVKNEIESLIRKPFQTISKSMNETLATPLNVSDSLKVPALKSAQFCKDANIPEVYAKLNSGLNTGLKVIISLLLILALIMIVPVAWSEWRLWRYHEELWVEQSTVDVKQEKRHAFHTVLFQAQHKYVTMVKQKLAWGKKLYQRNLSQWYWAYILYPYMLTLLLVGLFGILAFLLQLGLLSILKSGLQSLTVLTSEVGADITETVVREIETWKNDTNLFLNSQETHINKNLLGWVVDSTSTVNTTLSTFIDTMNNGIDSVFKDTPLHGAVQGVTKCLVTLKLQKVADGMGWVSDNAHVTLPRIDKELMSHQDIEQEASEKADYVSDGIARIIKTVEKLLFTELYIALACLGIWLFMCLIALVYVLIKSRDRTINFEPSRELKFDMVDTSRDINVPRVLPPQITIPKPALFMRNHIPSPATDPFEEYPIRRNKSSSWLFNLKSPVLRKS; encoded by the coding sequence ATGGCAATGTCGCTCGCTTCACAAATAAAACTCTGGTGGAACACGCAAAACAGTCCCACGGAGCACTCGTCCATACCACTTCTCAAGGCCCGTCTCAGTCAGACCTGGCTCAACAAATGGACTATcggtctgctgctggtgagCATCAAGCTGTGGATGTTCAAGATGTCGTTGTCCGGACAACTTGACGGCGCCGAATCCAACTCCGAACGGTCTTGTTCGGCCCTTGAACGCTCAGTCAGCAAAATGATGTCCATTCCTCACTACACGGCCACGGGGatgaatcacgtgattgccACGGCTATCCAGAAGTTTGTCTCCGGTTTGATTAAGATGGTTCTTTTGATCATTACTGGAGTTCAGGAGCTGTTGATATTCGCCGTCAATATGCTCATTTCCACCTACACCTGTCTTATCACACTTGTGGTTCAAGGTGCTGTTTCTCTGGCTGTCGACACCTCGAAGCACGTAATCTCATTTGTCAATGACACCATCAGCACAGTGGTTCCTGAGATTGAAAAGGgtctcaatggccttgCTGACGGTCTCAACACCGCCACCAACGCCTTTGTGGACCTGGGAAATCTCATCACGGGCAAGCAAGCCGAGGAGTACACTGGTCAGATTGATTTCGTCAAGCTCCAGCTCGATGGGCTCAAGAATGTCTCAATTCCTGCGTCTGTCAACGAAAAACTCGACTCTGTGAAGGACAAGGTGCCTGATTTCGAGACAGTCAAGAACGAAATCGAGTCTCTTATCCGAAAACCATTCCAGACCATTTCAAAGAGCATGAACGAGACTCTTGCAACGCCATTGAATGTGTCTGACTCGCTCAAGGTGCCTGCTCTCAAGTCAGCTCAATTCTGCAAAGACGCAAACATCCCTGAAGTGTATGCAAAGCTCAACTCTGGTTTGAACACCGGCCTCAAGGTAATTATTTCCCTACTTTTGATTCTAGCACTAATCATGATAGTGCCTGTGGCATGGTCTGAATGGAGACTGTGGAGGTACCACGAGGAGTTGTGGGTTGAACAAAGCACTGTGGACGTGAAACAGGAGAAGAGACACGCTTTCCACACTGTTCTATTCCAGGCCCAGCACAAGTACGTCACCATGGTCAAACAGAAACTCGCCTGGGGAAAGAAACTGTACCAACGCAACCTCAGTCAGTGGTACTGGGCATACATTTTGTATCCCTACATGCtgactcttcttctggttgGATTATTTGGTATTCTAGCGTTTCTCCTACAGCTCGGTCTTTTGTCTATCCTTAAGAGTGGTCTACAAAGCCTCACTGTGCTCACTTCAGAGGTAGGTGCTGACATTACTGAGACAGTTGTGCGGGAAATTGAGACTTGGAAGAACGACACAAACCTGTTTCTCAACTCCCAAGAGACTCACATAAACAAGAACTTGCTTGGTTGGGTCGTAGACTCCACATCCACAGTCAACACTACTCTGTCCACCTTCATTGATACTATGAACAATGGCATTGACTCAGTGTTCAAAGACACTCCGCTCCATGGGGCCGTTCAGGGCGTCACAAAATGCCTAGTTACACTGAAACTACAAAAGGTTGCCGATGGAATGGGCTGGGTCAGCGATAatgctcacgtgacattgCCTCGAATCGACAAGGAACTCATGAGCCATCAAGACATAGAGCAGGAGGCTTCAGAGAAGGCAGATTACGTCAGCGACGGAATTGCGAGAATCATAAAGACGGTGGAGAAGTTGCTGTTCACCGAGCTGTACATTGCTCTAGCTTGTCTAGGCATTTGGCTGTTCATGTGTCTGATTGCTTTGGTCTACGTTTTGATCAAATCTCGTGACCGAACAATCAACTTTGAgccgtcacgtgagttGAAATTCGATATGGTTGACacttcacgtgacatcaACGTCCCGCGAgttcttcctcctcaaaTCACTATTCCCAAGCCGGCCTTGTTCATGCGCAACCACattccttctccagccacTGATCCGTTTGAGGAGTACCCTATTAGACGCAACAAGAGCTCTTCGTGGCTGTTCAACCTCAAGTCTCCTGTCTTGCGGAAGTCCTGA
- a CDS encoding uncharacterized protein (Compare to YALI0E08558g, no similarity) — protein MDLLGTTLENAILPTLNATIRSKKPFPTPIPQLEHTNVLISKFYNRPRDSPGSSWLICCVDDRRKRVLCAISPEVAKQFQDKYHTELTEETSLVIKFLNAPYLSLVSGSFVDSLPLFLPVQYDPSKYMGISDARMIVVVTQPVHKIAQGASLQHRFVPMLSVVIDKQPDQAGKPIYPPDRRAAKRRVEFQEGYMSQRTVFTDLRRLSEPSRGSLDDAPGKHISEELLRIGGLRAQSGGDRQEKRVPKKFDHSGYLRDIMGGEEVRTEIESLDVDEEHLEYWTEVFELLNEDTEVPRRTPFLNVKKTVT, from the coding sequence aTGGATCTCTTGGGAACTACCCTCGAGAATGCCATTCTACCTACCCTCAACGCGACGATACGAAGCAAGAAACCGTTTCCAACACCTATTCCTCAGCTTGAACACACAAACGTGTTAATCAGCAAGTTTTACAACCGTCCGCGTGACTCTCCcggttcttcttggctgATTTGCTGTGTTGATGACCGTCGAAAGCGCGTCCTTTGTGCTATTAGTCCAGAGGTGGCGAAGCAGTTTCAAGACAAGTATCACACCGAGTTGACGGAAGAGACCAGTTTGGTCATTAAATTTTTAAATGCTCCATACCTCAGTTTGGTGTCTGGATCGTTTGTGGACTCACTTCCTCTGTTCTTACCTGTGCAATATGACCCCTCCAAGTACATGGGCATCTCTGATGCTCGTATGATTGTCGTGGTGACTCAGCCAGTCCATAAGATTGCCCAGGGCGCGTCCTTACAGCACCGGTTTGTTCCCATGCTGTCTGTGGTTATTGACAAGCAGCCAGATCAAGCTGGTAAGCCGATATATCCGCCAGACAGAAGGGCGGCCAAAAGAAGAGTGGAGTTTCAGGAGGGATACATGAGCCAAAGAACAGTGTTCACAGATCTACGTCGACTCTCCGAGCCATCACGCGGGAGTTTGGACGATGCCCCAGGCAAGCACATAAGTGAAGAGCTGTTGAGGATTGGAGGGTTGCGTGCTCAGTCTGGAGGGGACAGACAAGAAAAGAGAGTGCCGAAGAAGTTTGATCACAGCGGGTATCTCAGGGACATTATGGGGGGAGAAGAGGTGAGAACGGAGATCGAGTCACTCGATGTCGACGAGGAGCATTTGGAGTATTGGACCGAGGTATTTGAACTACTGAACGAAGACACTGAGGTGCCCAGAAGGACGCCCTTTTTGAATGTGAAGAAGACTGTGACGTGA
- a CDS encoding uncharacterized protein (Compare to YALI0E08646g, some similarities with uniprot|P46964 Saccharomyces cerevisiae YOR103c OST2 oligosaccharyltransferase epsilon subunit, similar to Saccharomyces cerevisiae OST2 (YOR103C); ancestral locus Anc_2.181), with protein MAPKKSVKKNVDATLEKKDAPPVAVPVHVTKSADNDNTNVFTKVLNNYTKQSTPKLKLIDSFLAFLVVLGVFQFVFCLLVGNFPFNAFLGGFASTVGQFVLTAALRIQTAKQNAKEFPGVSSERSFADFLLGSLVLHFCVYHFIN; from the exons ATGGCACCGAAAAAGAGCGTAAAGAAGAACGTGGATGCCAccctggagaagaaggatgcGCCCCCGGTCGCTGTTCctgttcacgtgaccaaatCCGCCGACAACGATAACACAAACGTCTTTACCAAGGTGCTCAACAACTACACCAAGCAGAGCACCCCCAAGCTCAAGCTGATTGACTCGTTTCTAGCCTTTCTGGTGGTTCTCGGGGTCTTTCAGTTTGTCTTCTGTTTGCTCGTCGGAAATTTC CCCTTCAATGCCTTTCTTGGTGGCTTTGCCAGCACTGTGGGCCAGTTTGTACTCACTGCCGCTCTGCGAATCCAGACCGCAAAACAGAACGCCAAGGAGTTTCCTGGCGTCAGCAGCGAGCGATCATTCGCCGACTTTCTGCTcggctctctggtgctgcATTTCTGTGTCTACCACTTCATCAACTAG